TCGTCCACTCCATCGTCGAGGGCCCCTGAGCCTGGACACGACCGCCGACCGCGACCAGCCTGGCCGTGCCAATCACCGCGCTCCCGACGATTCCGACGTTCGCTACGAGAAGCTTGTAGAACAGAGGGATCCGCAATCCGGCTCGCACCAGTCGCCGGACCGGACCGCCGACCGCCGCCGAAAGTCCCTCCCTACCGGCGGTCGCGCTCATTGACCCAACTCCACACCGCCACGGTCGACGGCAGTCCCAATGTGCCGGCAGCGAGGGCGACCACCTGATCGATTTCCTCCTGGGTAATTCCGATCGCCCGCGCCTTCCGGGCGCTCGAGTGCACGGCACCCTCCCGCATCGCACCCATGGCGACCCCCAGCTTCACCAGGCGAGCGGTCTTCTTGTCCAGCGGGCCATCGCCGCCCGCCTGGGCTATCTTCTCCCACGCCTCCGCCAGCTTGGGATATTGCGCGGCGAACTCCTTGAACGTCTGCGGCGGCTCTGGTATTGAGCTCATCAGGGGGTCCTTCCATCGGGGGTCAGTCGCAGCGCCAGGGATTGGGCTGCGGGGAGCCACAGCTCGTGGCAATCTCATTCCTCAGCAGGGGCAGTCGGCCCTCCTCCGATTATAGAACCACCAATTGAGCCCGATATTCATGAGGTAAAAGACAGCGGCGCCGTAGAAGAAAGGTGCGGGGGAGCCCGTGGCGCTGATCACCCAACCGATCAGCGAGGCGAAGACAAACGGTCCATAGGCCGCCACAGCGGCAGTCCATCCGATCACCGATGCACCCTGCCGAGGGTTTTCGCAGAAGATGACGGGTATCTGCCGAAACGTTGACGCATTTCCGACCCCGGAGAAGAAGAAGATCCCGAGCATCAGGGCCACGAACCACCCGAACTGGTCCACCGATGTGGGGTCGAGAAATGGAATCACCCCGAGGGCACAGATAACGAGTCCGACGCCGGAAACGGTCGTGAGGATCGCGCCTCCCCAGCGATCGCTGGGAGGGCCCGCGACGATGCGCATAAGGGAGCCCACGAGTGGCCCGAGATAGGCGAAATGCAGAGGATCCGGAGCGTCAGGGAAGCCTCCGTAGCTGGTCCGAATGAGAAGCGGAAAGGCCGCGGCGAATCCTGCGAACGAGCCGAAGGTCATGACATAGAGAGAGGTCATGATCCAGGTGTGCTTGATTCGAAAGATGTCGAACTGCTCTCGAAATGATGCCCGGACCGGGACGCTTCGCAGAAAGATCCAACAGAGCACACCGATGGCGACCAGAAAGGGCACGTAGATGAAGACGGCGTTCTGGAGCCAGACCTCCTCGATTTGCCCCCCCCGGTCCAACACCTGTGATGCTCCGACCAGGCCTCCAATCGAAGCAACCCCGATGATCAAAGGGGTGAGGAACTGAACAACGCTCACGCCGAAGTTCCCAACACCGGCCTGGATCGCGAGCGCTGTGCCCTGGAGACGCTTTGGAAAGAAGAGGCTCGTGCTCGGCATGTACGATGAAAAGTCCCCTCCTCCGAAGCCCGCGGATAGAGCGAGGACGGCGAAGAGCCAGAACGGAGTGTCCGGATTCATCACGGCCAGCCCGATCCCGATGCAGGGAAGCAGCTTCAAGAAGGTTGCCACCGTAATGACGTGCCGACTGCCGAACATAGGTACCAGAAAGGTGTGCACGATGCGAAGCGTCCCGCCGGCCAGCCCCGGTAGGGCCGCGAGCCAGAAGAGCTGCATATCCGTGTAGGTGAAGCCGATTTCTGGGAGGCGCACCACGATGGCGCTCATCGCGAACCAGGTCGCGAAGGAGAGCACGAGGCTGATGGTCGTGAGCGTCAGCGTGCGCCAGGCGATCCGCCGGCCCACGGAGGCCCAGAACTTTGGATCCTCCGGTTCCCAGTGGCTTAGCCAGGTCCCTGAATCCGGAGCAGCTTCTGGAATGACCTCCGTAACTTGGGTCACGTTCACTGCCTCCCGCAGAGGAATCCCCAGGTCGCCATCACCGATCGCCAACAGGGTCGGGGGACCAGGAACCGCTTGCGCCCCGGGACGACGGAGCGAGGTGTTGAGACTCGGTGGTGCCGTGCCGTGCGCGCGAAGGGCGGTGCTCGATGTCCTCGAAGACCGCGGGGGCGCTGGCCTTGGTCAGAGCCCGCACGGTGAGATGCAACCACAACAGGCATGCGGCCGAGAGGGCGAACAGGATGGCCCATGCGCTGGTCCACACACCGGTCCAATCCAGCGCATATCCGAAGGCGACGGGCAAGAAGAATCCCCCGAGACCGCCCACCACCCCCACCATCCCTCCGACGGTGCCCACAT
This genomic stretch from Gemmatimonadota bacterium harbors:
- a CDS encoding carboxymuconolactone decarboxylase family protein, whose translation is MSSIPEPPQTFKEFAAQYPKLAEAWEKIAQAGGDGPLDKKTARLVKLGVAMGAMREGAVHSSARKARAIGITQEEIDQVVALAAGTLGLPSTVAVWSWVNERDRR
- a CDS encoding nitrate/nitrite transporter, with protein sequence MTQVTEVIPEAAPDSGTWLSHWEPEDPKFWASVGRRIAWRTLTLTTISLVLSFATWFAMSAIVVRLPEIGFTYTDMQLFWLAALPGLAGGTLRIVHTFLVPMFGSRHVITVATFLKLLPCIGIGLAVMNPDTPFWLFAVLALSAGFGGGDFSSYMPSTSLFFPKRLQGTALAIQAGVGNFGVSVVQFLTPLIIGVASIGGLVGASQVLDRGGQIEEVWLQNAVFIYVPFLVAIGVLCWIFLRSVPVRASFREQFDIFRIKHTWIMTSLYVMTFGSFAGFAAAFPLLIRTSYGGFPDAPDPLHFAYLGPLVGSLMRIVAGPPSDRWGGAILTTVSGVGLVICALGVIPFLDPTSVDQFGWFVALMLGIFFFSGVGNASTFRQIPVIFCENPRQGASVIGWTAAVAAYGPFVFASLIGWVISATGSPAPFFYGAAVFYLMNIGLNWWFYNRRRADCPC